One Solea senegalensis isolate Sse05_10M linkage group LG3, IFAPA_SoseM_1, whole genome shotgun sequence genomic window carries:
- the LOC122767107 gene encoding ADAMTS-like protein 1 isoform X1, whose product MREACLRTSALLLLVCLKVAVWANDGDAVFIREFTLIRRDHLPEEPLHESSQRPEDPSSRTARSEEDRDTLWDAWGSWSECSRTCGGGASYSLRRCLSSKICEGQNIKYRTCSNVDCPPDTGDFRAQQCSAHADVRYQGQYHEWLPVYNDPDNPCALKCKAKGLGLVVELAPKVLDGTRCYTESLDMCISGVCQIVGCDHELGSTTKEDNCGVCNGDGSSCRLVRGHYKSQHASGKTEDTVVVIPYKSRHVRLVLKGPDHLYVESKSLHGLKGELVFDTTGQYHMDNTSLDFQKLSDKEILRITGPLGADFTIKVQFTSGADSVIQYIYYQPIIHRWRETDFFPCSVTCGGGYQLTSAECFDIRSGRVVVDQYCHYYPENVKPKPKLQECNMEPCLASDGYKQIMPYDLYHPLPRWESSPWTACSTSCGEGIQSRAVSCVEEDMQGTITATDEWKCLYSPKTAILQPCNTFDCPTWLAQEWSPCTVTCGQGLRYRVVLCIDHRGLHAGGCNPTTKPHIKEECLVTVPCYKSMDTLPVEAKPVWHKQAIELDEEITVTEEPSFIPGPWEPCSRTCGAGTQRRRVKCQVLLSFSQSVADLPDDECEGLKPTASQPCYRTPCSDVLGQEKESKTKGEKEEEEEVEEEDRETPHREELHDWEYEGFTECSESCEGGVQEAVVICLNKQTREAADQSLCVSSRRPPQLLQDCRTQPCPPRWETGEWSSCSATCGVGLMTRTVSCIHHPSRDSNRTDVVRDEDCHSPKPSPIQACNRFDCPPMWDTYDWGQCSQSCGGGVQKRKILCKQRLADGSILELPETFCPAKSPVSQQPCGKKECPPNWVTTEWSQCSVTCGNGIQTLQAICRKVQADGQYWTMDPKNCSLNSRPTRIQPCLLRLCESSVKPDPTILTQKKVYIQWRKGKKIQLIVGSYGYLLPWTTVVLRCPTRHFRKGHIQWLKDGKPIVSLPHFSITPMGCVKIHQVHASDAGIYTCIAGQAREHFVLKIIGSKHKLSVPDSWVLADSQQKVVLPDVASTGEKFQELPISLSQYDNIVELLLELKGSLQEEKDITNKPHSSEKNRSTLEDERASMKVSSPVVLVADTHRLDEIMHNLSEGRGGPRGEQLIAQLLSELTMTQGETNDSTLHPPESAESSTHGPPIYKAKTHTTRNPVIIQRPRKVGVVMSSSEMIVHVGVPALLQKPVDSLELRCEALGNPETSLTWTKNGKELLYNSRVGMLPTGSLRIQSPSKVDEGLYTCTARNRFGSTSLSSWLRVAGSKGRNCGQVNSMGVNGLICSERSNSSQSAELCQGQGCHLRWRVEPWSPCSATCGGGSQTRSVRCMSASEGTSREVESQFCLETGRRPSDSRLCNLLPCTRWTPTSWGLCHGQCIGPSLATQHRHVYCQNINGTKVTSRMCIGLRRPISLKNCSTDSCALHWRIGPWTQCTATCGRHGFQSRQVTCTHRRTGKATREHQCLWRPRPPSWQRCNIMSCGRAGECRDSTRYCERVRQLELCPLPQFKSRCCQSCQNT is encoded by the exons GATCTGCGAGGGGCAGAATatcaaatatcgcacatgcagtAATGTG GACTGCCCTCCAGATACAGGTGATTTCCGGGCGCAGCAGTGCTCAGCTCATGCTGATGTTCGATACCAGGgtcagtaccacgagtggctgCCTGTGTACAATGACCCGGACAACCCGTGTGCTCTCAAGTGCAAAGCCAAAGGTTTGGGCCTTGTGGTGGAGCTGGCGCCCAAGGTGCTGGATGGGACCCGCTGTTACACAGAGTCCTTGGACATGTGCATCAGTGGAGTCTGCCAG ATTGTCGGCTGTGATCATGAGTTGGGGAGCACGACAAAGGAGGACAACTGTGGTGTCTGCAATGGAGACGGCTCATCCTGCAGACTTGTGCGAGGACACTACAAATCCCAGCATGCTTCAGGAAAAA CTGAGGACACAGTCGTCGTCATCCCCTACAAGAGTCGTCATGTTCGTCTTGTTCTGAAAGGCCCGGATCACTTGT ATGTGGAGAGTAAGAGCCTCCATGGCCTCAAGGGGGAATTGGTCTTTGATACAACTGGGCAGTACCACATGGACAACACCAGCTTGGACTTCCAGAAGCTTTCTGACAAGGAGATCCTGAGGATCACTGGGCCACTTGGAGCTGACTTCACTATCAAA gtacAGTTTACCAGTGGTGCAGACAGTGTGATCCAGTACATCTACTATCAACCCATCATCCATCGCTGGAGAGAGACTGATTTCTTCCCATGCTCTGTGACATGTGGTGGAG GTTACCAGCTAACCTCGGCAGAATGCTTTGACATACGGAGCGGCAGAGTGGTTGTGGATCAGTATTGTCATTATTACCCAGAGAATGTCAAACCTAAGCCCAAACTGCAGGAGTGCAACATGGAGCCCTGCCTGGCTAG TGATGGCTACAAACAAATTATGCCGTATGACCTTTACCACCCCCTGCCCAG ATGGGAGAGCAGTCCCTGGACTGCCTGTTCTACTTCCTGCGGTGAGGGCATCCAGAGTCGCGCTGTGTCCTGTGTGGAGGAAGACATGCAGGGAACCATTACTGCCACTGATGAGTGGAAGTGTCTCTACTCCCCAAAAACAGCTATCCTGCAACCCTGCAACACCTTTGACTGCCCCACCTGGCTAGCACAGGAGTGGTCACCT TGTACAGTGACGTGTGGACAGGGCCTGCGCTACAGAGTGGTGTTATGCATTGATCACAGGGGGCTCCACGCCGGAGGCTGCAACCCTACTACCAAACCCCACATTAAGGAGGAGTGCCTGGTGACCGTGCCCTGCTACAAGTCCATGG ATACCCTTCCAGTTGAAGCAAAACCTGTGTGGCATAAACAGGCCATTGAGTTGGATGAGGAGATCACAGTGACTGAGGAACCAAG CTTCATCCCTGGTCCCTGGGAGCCGTGCAGCAGGACATGCGGTGCTGGAACCCAGCGACGCAGGGTCAAGTGCCAGGTGCTGCTGAGCTTCTCTCAGAGTGTAGCTGACCTTCCTGATGATGAGTGTGAGGGGCTCAAACCCACAGCAAGTCAGCCCTGTTACCGCACTCCCTGCTCTGATGTGTTGggccaagaaaaagaaagcaagacgaagggggagaaagaggaggaggaggaggtggaggaggaagacagagagacacccCACAGAGAGGAATTACACGACTGGGAATATGAAGGCTTTACGGAGTGCTCAGAGAGCTGTGAGGGAG GTGTGCAGGAGGCTGTGGTTATCTGTCTCAATAAGCAGACCAGGGAAGCAGCAGACCAGAGCCTGTGTGTGAGCTCCCGGCGGCCCCCACAACTCCTCCAGGACTGCAGGACACAGCCCTGTCCCCCCAG GTGGGAAACAGGTGAGTGGAGTTCATGCTCTGCGACCTGTGGGGTTGGTCTGATGACCCGCACTGTCTCTTGCATTCACCATCCGTCTCGGGACAGTAACCGCACAGATGTTGTGAGGGATGAAGATTGTCATAGTCCCAAACCCAGTCCCATCCAAGCCTGCAACCGCTTTGACTGCCCTCCAATGTGGGACACATATGACTGGGGACAG TGCTCCCAAAGCTGTGGTGGTGGAGTTCAAAAGAGAAAGATATTGTGCAAACAGCGGCTGGCGGATGGCAGCATTCTGGAGTTACCCGAGACTTTTTGCCCTGCTAAAAGTCCTGTAAGCCAGCAGCCTTGTGGCAAGAAAGAGTGCCCACCTAACTGGGTCACAACCGAATGGTCCCAG TGTTCTGTGACCTGCGGAAATGGCATTCAGACTCTTCAGGCCATCTGTAGAAAAGTCCAGGCTGATGGGCAATATTGGACCATGGACCCTAAGAACTGCTCCCTAAATTCCCGGCCCACCAGAATCCAGCCGTGCTTGCTGAGGCTTTGTGAGA GCTCTGTCAAACCAGACCCCACTATACTGACCCAAAAGAAAGTTTATATACAGTGGAGGAAAGGCAAAAAGATACAGTTGATTGTGGGCAGCTATGGTTACCTCCTGCCCTGGACAACTGTGGTGCTTCGCTGCCCAACCAGACACTTCCGCAAAGGCCACATTCAATGGTTGAAGGATGGGAAACCCATTGTCAGCCTCCCGCACTTCTCCATTACGCCAATGGGTTGTGTTAAGATTCACCAGGTTCATGCATCTGATGCTGGGATTTACACTTGCATTGCTGGCCAAGCACGGGAACATTTTGTCCTAAAGATTATTGGCAGCAAACATAAGCTCTCAGTTCCAGACTCATGGGTCCTTGCAGACAGTCAACAAAAAGTTGTGCTGCCTGATGTGGCCTCAACAGGAGAAAAATTTCAGGAACTACCTATCTCCCTTAGCCAATATGACAACATTGTTGAGCTCTTGCTTGAACTCAAAGGCTCTCTCCAAGAGGAAAAAGACATTACCAATAAACCACATTCCAGTGAAAAGAACAGGTCAACCCTGGAAGATGAGAGAGCAAGCATGAAAGTTTCCAGCCCAGTTGTACTTGTCGCTGATACCCACAGGCTCGATGAGATCATGCACAACCTCTCTGAAGGCCGTGGAGGACCACGGGGTGAACAACTCATTGCTCAGTTGCTCAGTGAGCTCACCATGACACAAGGTGAAACTAATGACTCTACTCTTCACCCTCCGGAAAGTGCAGAATCTTCTACACATGGGCCGCCTATTTATAAAGCAAAAACCCACACAACCAGAAACCCAGTGATTATCCAGCGGCCTAGGAAGGTCGGAGTCGTAATGTCATCATCTGAAATGATAGTTCATGTGGGAGTGCCAGCTCTGCTTCAAAAACCAGTTGATAGTTTGGAGTTAAGATGCGAGGCACTGGGAAATCCTGAAACATCCCTAACATggacaaaaaatggaaaagagtTGCTCTACAATAGCAG AGTAGGAATGTTGCCCACTGGCTCGCTTAGGATTCAGTCTCCAAGCAAAGTTGATGAGGGTTTATACACTTGCACTGCCAGGAATCGTTTTGGATCTACATCTCTTTCATCCTGGCTGCGGGTTGCAG GTAGCAAAGGAAGGAATTGTGGTCAAGTTAACAGTATGGGAGTAAATGGCCTTATTTGCTCTGAGAGAAGTaacagcagccaatcagcagagTTGTGTCAGGGACAAGGGTGTCACCTCAG GTGGCGAGTTGAACCTTGGTCACCATGTTCAGCCACTTGTGGAGGTGGCTCCCAGACCAGGAGTGTCCGCTGCATGAGTGCATCTGAGGGAACGTCAAGAGAGGTGGAGAGCCAGTTCTGCCTTGAAACAGGCAGGAGACCCTCTGACAGCAGGCTGTGCAACCTTCTGCCCTGCACCAGATGGACCCCAACCTCTTGGGGGCTG TGTCATGGTCAGTGTATAGGACCCAGTTTGGCCACACAGCACCGCCATGTTTACTGCCAAAACATAAATGGAACCAAAGTCACCAGTAGGATGTGCATTGGACTCCGCAG GCCGATCTCTCTGAAGAACTGCTCCACAGATAGCTGTGCCCTGCACTGGCGTATTGGTCCGTGGACCCAGTGCACTGCAACCTGTGGAAGACACGGCTTCCAGTCACGGCAGGTGACTTGCACTCACCGTCGCACTGGCAAGGCTACACGTGAACATCAATGCCTGTGGAGGCCACGCCCCCCCAGTTGGCAGCGATGCAATATTATGTCGTGTGGAAGAG CAGGCGAGTGCCGAGACAGCACAAGGTACTGTGAGAGGGTTCGACAGCTGGAGCTCTGCCCCTTGCCCCAGTTCAAGAGTCGCTGCTGTCAATCCTGCCAAAACACCTGA
- the LOC122767107 gene encoding ADAMTS-like protein 1 isoform X2 has translation MREACLRTSALLLLVCLKVAVWANDGDAVFIREFTLIRRDHLPEEPLHESSQRPEDPSSRTARSEEDRDTLWDAWGSWSECSRTCGGGASYSLRRCLSSKICEGQNIKYRTCSNVDCPPDTGDFRAQQCSAHADVRYQGQYHEWLPVYNDPDNPCALKCKAKGLGLVVELAPKVLDGTRCYTESLDMCISGVCQIVGCDHELGSTTKEDNCGVCNGDGSSCRLVRGHYKSQHASGKTEDTVVVIPYKSRHVRLVLKGPDHLYVESKSLHGLKGELVFDTTGQYHMDNTSLDFQKLSDKEILRITGPLGADFTIKVQFTSGADSVIQYIYYQPIIHRWRETDFFPCSVTCGGGYQLTSAECFDIRSGRVVVDQYCHYYPENVKPKPKLQECNMEPCLASDGYKQIMPYDLYHPLPRWESSPWTACSTSCGEGIQSRAVSCVEEDMQGTITATDEWKCLYSPKTAILQPCNTFDCPTWLAQEWSPCTVTCGQGLRYRVVLCIDHRGLHAGGCNPTTKPHIKEECLVTVPCYKSMDTLPVEAKPVWHKQAIELDEEITVTEEPSFIPGPWEPCSRTCGAGTQRRRVKCQVLLSFSQSVADLPDDECEGLKPTASQPCYRTPCSDVLGQEKESKTKGEKEEEEEVEEEDRETPHREELHDWEYEGFTECSESCEGGVQEAVVICLNKQTREAADQSLCVSSRRPPQLLQDCRTQPCPPRWETGEWSSCSATCGVGLMTRTVSCIHHPSRDSNRTDVVRDEDCHSPKPSPIQACNRFDCPPMWDTYDWGQCSQSCGGGVQKRKILCKQRLADGSILELPETFCPAKSPVSQQPCGKKECPPNWVTTEWSQCSVTCGNGIQTLQAICRKVQADGQYWTMDPKNCSLNSRPTRIQPCLLRLCESSVKPDPTILTQKKVYIQWRKGKKIQLIVGSYGYLLPWTTVVLRCPTRHFRKGHIQWLKDGKPIVSLPHFSITPMGCVKIHQVHASDAGIYTCIAGQAREHFVLKIIGSKHKLSVPDSWVLADSQQKVVLPDVASTGEKFQELPISLSQYDNIVELLLELKGSLQEEKDITNKPHSSEKNRSTLEDERASMKVSSPVVLVADTHRLDEIMHNLSEGRGGPRGEQLIAQLLSELTMTQGETNDSTLHPPESAESSTHGPPIYKAKTHTTRNPVIIQRPRKVGVVMSSSEMIVHVGVPALLQKPVDSLELRCEALGNPETSLTWTKNGKELLYNSRVGMLPTGSLRIQSPSKVDEGLYTCTARNRFGSTSLSSWLRVAGSKGRNCGQVNSMGVNGLICSERSNSSQSAELCQGQGCHLRWRVEPWSPCSATCGGGSQTRSVRCMSASEGTSREVESQFCLETGRRPSDSRLCNLLPCTRWTPTSWGLCHGQCIGPSLATQHRHVYCQNINGTKVTSRMCIGLRRPISLKNCSTDSCALHWRIGPWTQCTATCGRHGFQSRQVTCTHRRTGKATREHQCLWRPRPPSWQRCNIMSCGRGECRDSTRYCERVRQLELCPLPQFKSRCCQSCQNT, from the exons GATCTGCGAGGGGCAGAATatcaaatatcgcacatgcagtAATGTG GACTGCCCTCCAGATACAGGTGATTTCCGGGCGCAGCAGTGCTCAGCTCATGCTGATGTTCGATACCAGGgtcagtaccacgagtggctgCCTGTGTACAATGACCCGGACAACCCGTGTGCTCTCAAGTGCAAAGCCAAAGGTTTGGGCCTTGTGGTGGAGCTGGCGCCCAAGGTGCTGGATGGGACCCGCTGTTACACAGAGTCCTTGGACATGTGCATCAGTGGAGTCTGCCAG ATTGTCGGCTGTGATCATGAGTTGGGGAGCACGACAAAGGAGGACAACTGTGGTGTCTGCAATGGAGACGGCTCATCCTGCAGACTTGTGCGAGGACACTACAAATCCCAGCATGCTTCAGGAAAAA CTGAGGACACAGTCGTCGTCATCCCCTACAAGAGTCGTCATGTTCGTCTTGTTCTGAAAGGCCCGGATCACTTGT ATGTGGAGAGTAAGAGCCTCCATGGCCTCAAGGGGGAATTGGTCTTTGATACAACTGGGCAGTACCACATGGACAACACCAGCTTGGACTTCCAGAAGCTTTCTGACAAGGAGATCCTGAGGATCACTGGGCCACTTGGAGCTGACTTCACTATCAAA gtacAGTTTACCAGTGGTGCAGACAGTGTGATCCAGTACATCTACTATCAACCCATCATCCATCGCTGGAGAGAGACTGATTTCTTCCCATGCTCTGTGACATGTGGTGGAG GTTACCAGCTAACCTCGGCAGAATGCTTTGACATACGGAGCGGCAGAGTGGTTGTGGATCAGTATTGTCATTATTACCCAGAGAATGTCAAACCTAAGCCCAAACTGCAGGAGTGCAACATGGAGCCCTGCCTGGCTAG TGATGGCTACAAACAAATTATGCCGTATGACCTTTACCACCCCCTGCCCAG ATGGGAGAGCAGTCCCTGGACTGCCTGTTCTACTTCCTGCGGTGAGGGCATCCAGAGTCGCGCTGTGTCCTGTGTGGAGGAAGACATGCAGGGAACCATTACTGCCACTGATGAGTGGAAGTGTCTCTACTCCCCAAAAACAGCTATCCTGCAACCCTGCAACACCTTTGACTGCCCCACCTGGCTAGCACAGGAGTGGTCACCT TGTACAGTGACGTGTGGACAGGGCCTGCGCTACAGAGTGGTGTTATGCATTGATCACAGGGGGCTCCACGCCGGAGGCTGCAACCCTACTACCAAACCCCACATTAAGGAGGAGTGCCTGGTGACCGTGCCCTGCTACAAGTCCATGG ATACCCTTCCAGTTGAAGCAAAACCTGTGTGGCATAAACAGGCCATTGAGTTGGATGAGGAGATCACAGTGACTGAGGAACCAAG CTTCATCCCTGGTCCCTGGGAGCCGTGCAGCAGGACATGCGGTGCTGGAACCCAGCGACGCAGGGTCAAGTGCCAGGTGCTGCTGAGCTTCTCTCAGAGTGTAGCTGACCTTCCTGATGATGAGTGTGAGGGGCTCAAACCCACAGCAAGTCAGCCCTGTTACCGCACTCCCTGCTCTGATGTGTTGggccaagaaaaagaaagcaagacgaagggggagaaagaggaggaggaggaggtggaggaggaagacagagagacacccCACAGAGAGGAATTACACGACTGGGAATATGAAGGCTTTACGGAGTGCTCAGAGAGCTGTGAGGGAG GTGTGCAGGAGGCTGTGGTTATCTGTCTCAATAAGCAGACCAGGGAAGCAGCAGACCAGAGCCTGTGTGTGAGCTCCCGGCGGCCCCCACAACTCCTCCAGGACTGCAGGACACAGCCCTGTCCCCCCAG GTGGGAAACAGGTGAGTGGAGTTCATGCTCTGCGACCTGTGGGGTTGGTCTGATGACCCGCACTGTCTCTTGCATTCACCATCCGTCTCGGGACAGTAACCGCACAGATGTTGTGAGGGATGAAGATTGTCATAGTCCCAAACCCAGTCCCATCCAAGCCTGCAACCGCTTTGACTGCCCTCCAATGTGGGACACATATGACTGGGGACAG TGCTCCCAAAGCTGTGGTGGTGGAGTTCAAAAGAGAAAGATATTGTGCAAACAGCGGCTGGCGGATGGCAGCATTCTGGAGTTACCCGAGACTTTTTGCCCTGCTAAAAGTCCTGTAAGCCAGCAGCCTTGTGGCAAGAAAGAGTGCCCACCTAACTGGGTCACAACCGAATGGTCCCAG TGTTCTGTGACCTGCGGAAATGGCATTCAGACTCTTCAGGCCATCTGTAGAAAAGTCCAGGCTGATGGGCAATATTGGACCATGGACCCTAAGAACTGCTCCCTAAATTCCCGGCCCACCAGAATCCAGCCGTGCTTGCTGAGGCTTTGTGAGA GCTCTGTCAAACCAGACCCCACTATACTGACCCAAAAGAAAGTTTATATACAGTGGAGGAAAGGCAAAAAGATACAGTTGATTGTGGGCAGCTATGGTTACCTCCTGCCCTGGACAACTGTGGTGCTTCGCTGCCCAACCAGACACTTCCGCAAAGGCCACATTCAATGGTTGAAGGATGGGAAACCCATTGTCAGCCTCCCGCACTTCTCCATTACGCCAATGGGTTGTGTTAAGATTCACCAGGTTCATGCATCTGATGCTGGGATTTACACTTGCATTGCTGGCCAAGCACGGGAACATTTTGTCCTAAAGATTATTGGCAGCAAACATAAGCTCTCAGTTCCAGACTCATGGGTCCTTGCAGACAGTCAACAAAAAGTTGTGCTGCCTGATGTGGCCTCAACAGGAGAAAAATTTCAGGAACTACCTATCTCCCTTAGCCAATATGACAACATTGTTGAGCTCTTGCTTGAACTCAAAGGCTCTCTCCAAGAGGAAAAAGACATTACCAATAAACCACATTCCAGTGAAAAGAACAGGTCAACCCTGGAAGATGAGAGAGCAAGCATGAAAGTTTCCAGCCCAGTTGTACTTGTCGCTGATACCCACAGGCTCGATGAGATCATGCACAACCTCTCTGAAGGCCGTGGAGGACCACGGGGTGAACAACTCATTGCTCAGTTGCTCAGTGAGCTCACCATGACACAAGGTGAAACTAATGACTCTACTCTTCACCCTCCGGAAAGTGCAGAATCTTCTACACATGGGCCGCCTATTTATAAAGCAAAAACCCACACAACCAGAAACCCAGTGATTATCCAGCGGCCTAGGAAGGTCGGAGTCGTAATGTCATCATCTGAAATGATAGTTCATGTGGGAGTGCCAGCTCTGCTTCAAAAACCAGTTGATAGTTTGGAGTTAAGATGCGAGGCACTGGGAAATCCTGAAACATCCCTAACATggacaaaaaatggaaaagagtTGCTCTACAATAGCAG AGTAGGAATGTTGCCCACTGGCTCGCTTAGGATTCAGTCTCCAAGCAAAGTTGATGAGGGTTTATACACTTGCACTGCCAGGAATCGTTTTGGATCTACATCTCTTTCATCCTGGCTGCGGGTTGCAG GTAGCAAAGGAAGGAATTGTGGTCAAGTTAACAGTATGGGAGTAAATGGCCTTATTTGCTCTGAGAGAAGTaacagcagccaatcagcagagTTGTGTCAGGGACAAGGGTGTCACCTCAG GTGGCGAGTTGAACCTTGGTCACCATGTTCAGCCACTTGTGGAGGTGGCTCCCAGACCAGGAGTGTCCGCTGCATGAGTGCATCTGAGGGAACGTCAAGAGAGGTGGAGAGCCAGTTCTGCCTTGAAACAGGCAGGAGACCCTCTGACAGCAGGCTGTGCAACCTTCTGCCCTGCACCAGATGGACCCCAACCTCTTGGGGGCTG TGTCATGGTCAGTGTATAGGACCCAGTTTGGCCACACAGCACCGCCATGTTTACTGCCAAAACATAAATGGAACCAAAGTCACCAGTAGGATGTGCATTGGACTCCGCAG GCCGATCTCTCTGAAGAACTGCTCCACAGATAGCTGTGCCCTGCACTGGCGTATTGGTCCGTGGACCCAGTGCACTGCAACCTGTGGAAGACACGGCTTCCAGTCACGGCAGGTGACTTGCACTCACCGTCGCACTGGCAAGGCTACACGTGAACATCAATGCCTGTGGAGGCCACGCCCCCCCAGTTGGCAGCGATGCAATATTATGTCGTGTGGAAGAG GCGAGTGCCGAGACAGCACAAGGTACTGTGAGAGGGTTCGACAGCTGGAGCTCTGCCCCTTGCCCCAGTTCAAGAGTCGCTGCTGTCAATCCTGCCAAAACACCTGA